A genomic window from Leptospira fletcheri includes:
- a CDS encoding MFS transporter, translated as MKVITKSIWILSLVSLFTDVASEMLYPILPLYLKSIGFSVLLIGFLEGVAEAVSGLSKGYFGKLSDTNAKRVPFVQWGYLFSALSKPMMGIFSNPAWVFSARTLDRFGKGLRTGARDALLSEEATPETKGAVFGFHRSMDTLGAVIGPFLALCFLHFYPERYVLLFYIALFPGLAAVIASRFLKEKEKPPSPQKADFFGFVGYWKKSPIAYRRLAAGLLVFGVINSSDVFLLMFAKSRGLEDTEVIWMYILYNLTYALASFPVGILSDRFGLKRVLATGLFLFSGVYFGMAFATNRETFYALFILYGFYSATTEGISKALITNITDPSDAATAIGSFAGWNSIASLLASSIAGVVWFSLGPKTLFLSSAGVCLAVVVYLSVLKLERKEAVLR; from the coding sequence ATGAAAGTCATCACCAAATCGATTTGGATCCTATCTTTAGTTAGCTTATTTACGGATGTGGCAAGCGAAATGCTCTATCCCATCCTACCTTTGTATCTGAAAAGTATCGGTTTTTCCGTCCTTCTCATCGGCTTCCTGGAAGGAGTTGCGGAGGCGGTGTCGGGGCTTAGCAAAGGATATTTTGGAAAACTTTCCGACACAAATGCCAAAAGGGTGCCTTTTGTGCAATGGGGATACCTATTCAGCGCCTTATCTAAACCCATGATGGGGATTTTTTCGAATCCGGCTTGGGTCTTTTCCGCAAGGACCCTCGACCGGTTCGGAAAGGGTCTCCGAACAGGCGCACGGGACGCGTTGTTATCCGAAGAGGCGACTCCAGAGACTAAGGGGGCGGTTTTCGGTTTTCATCGGTCCATGGACACTTTAGGCGCGGTGATCGGACCTTTTTTGGCGCTTTGCTTTTTGCACTTTTATCCGGAACGTTATGTTCTTCTTTTTTATATCGCACTCTTTCCCGGACTTGCGGCAGTGATCGCGTCCCGATTCTTAAAGGAGAAGGAGAAACCTCCTTCCCCGCAAAAGGCGGACTTCTTCGGTTTTGTGGGATACTGGAAAAAAAGTCCGATCGCTTATCGCAGATTGGCTGCGGGTTTATTGGTTTTCGGAGTGATCAACAGTTCGGACGTTTTTTTACTCATGTTTGCGAAGAGCAGAGGGCTGGAAGATACCGAAGTGATCTGGATGTACATTCTCTATAACCTGACCTACGCGCTTGCTTCTTTTCCGGTAGGAATCCTTTCCGACCGATTCGGGTTAAAACGAGTCTTGGCGACGGGTTTGTTTCTTTTCAGCGGGGTCTACTTCGGTATGGCGTTTGCGACGAACAGGGAAACGTTTTATGCATTATTTATTCTTTATGGATTCTATTCGGCGACTACGGAAGGGATCTCTAAGGCGCTGATCACGAATATCACCGATCCTAGCGACGCAGCGACGGCCATCGGAAGCTTTGCGGGGTGGAACAGTATCGCCTCGCTTCTCGCCAGTTCCATAGCGGGTGTCGTTTGGTTTTCCTTAGGTCCGA